A genomic window from Gossypium hirsutum isolate 1008001.06 chromosome D12, Gossypium_hirsutum_v2.1, whole genome shotgun sequence includes:
- the LOC107941097 gene encoding uncharacterized protein translates to MVLELMDEFDDITFFYLPRDENQMVDALATLASMIRVNKLEDMKPIQMSTSETLAHCYNIETSIKTSTGATPFSLVYRMKAVLPTEVEIPSLRVLAELKLDEAEWVQSRYDKLNLIEGKRLKAIQHGQMYQRRMMQVYNKKGEL, encoded by the exons ATGGTTCTTGAATTGATGgacgagtttgatgacatcacttttTTTTACCTCCCACGAGATGAGAACCAGATGGTTGATGCGTTGGCCACCCTAGCCTCTATGATCCGAGTGAACAAGTTGGAAGACATGAAGCCTATTCAGATGAGCACTTCTGAAACTCTGGCTCATTGCTATAATATTGA AACGTCTATCAAGACTTCgaccggggcaacacctttctctctGGTTTATCGGATGAAAGCAGTTTTACCTACTGAGGTAGAAATTCCTTCTCTTCGGGTATTAGCTGAGTTGAAATTGGATGAGGCGGAATGGGTTCAATCTCGTTATGATAAGTTGAACTTAATAGAAGGAAAAAGGCTAAAGGCTATTCAGCACGGTCAGATGTATCAAAGGCGAATGATGCAAGTCTACAATAAAAAG GGGGAGctttga